In the genome of Triticum urartu cultivar G1812 chromosome 5, Tu2.1, whole genome shotgun sequence, one region contains:
- the LOC125506183 gene encoding uncharacterized protein LOC125506183, which translates to MDELLEDPVSRLLPELVEEVFFRIPPDEPAFLVRASAVCKPWRRILAGLGFRRRYRKFHGTPPVLGLFQHGDCLLRKGSRFVPTSALFLAQPDDRPDWFAMDCRHGRALFAHIRNTSVLMVLDPVTGHQRRVPSTPKYLLSFSAAVLCAAQGCDHHGCQGGHFRLAVVTTDQRQGVTSGWLYSSETRVWSELTSVHHPNARYTSNFGAPSVLLGDALYFNIGGIVECQLGTLRLSMFEKPINRGGRLMTVEEGRLGFAAVVDVTNLTLWSWETGPVGAIGWAKLRVIDLKTLLPTCDFGLRRWANALVVSGVAEGTQVIFVRARVGSYMVHLKSGRVKPVCASSDIKIFPYVSFYIPAMEAACFGKGQ; encoded by the exons ATGGACGAGCTCCTAGAGGATCCGGTTTCCCGCCTTTTGCCGGAGCTCGTCGAGGAGGTGTTTTTCCGCATTCCGCCAGACGAGCCCGCCTTCCTCGTCCGTGCCTCCGCCGTCTGCAAGCCCTGGCGCCGCATCCTCGCCGGTTTGGGCTTTCGCCGCCGCTACCGCAAGTTCCACGGAACACCTCCCGTCCTGGGGCTCTTCCAACACGGCGACTGCCTACTTCGAAAGGGATCCCGCTTCGTTCCCACCTCCGCCCTCTTCCTTGCCCAGCCCGACGACCGTCCCGATTGGTTTGCAATGGACTGCCGCCATGGGCGCGCCCTCTTTGCTCACATCCGGAACACCTCTGTCCTCATGGTCTTGGACCCTGTGACGGGCCACCAGCGCCGCGTGCCCTCGACACCCAAGTACCTGCTCAGCTTCAGTGCGGCGGTGCTCTGCGCCGCACAAGGCTGCGACCACCACGGTTGCCAAGGAGGGCATTTCCGTCTGGCCGTCGTGACCACCGATCAGCGGCAAGGCGTCACATCGGGCTGGCTGTACTCGTCGGAGACTCGCGTGTGGAGCGAGCTCACCTCCGTTCACCACCCCAATGCCAGGTATACCAGTAACTTTGGTGCGCCCAGCGTCCTTTTGGGCGATGCACTCTACTTCAACATTGGTGGCATCGTGGAGTGCCAACTTGGCACACTCCGCTTGTCAATGTTCGAGAAGCCGATCAATCGCGGTGGGCGTCTCATGACGGTGGAAGAGGGCAGGCTGGGATTCGCTGCCGTGGTTGATGTCACAAATCTAACCCTATGGTCGTGGGAGACCGGACCCGTGGGAGCCATTGGATGGGCAAAACTCAGGGTAATTGATCTCAAGACGCTGCTCCCAACATGTGATTTTGGGCTTAGGAGGTGGGCAAATGCATTGGTGGTCAGTGGCGTCGCGGAGGGCACCCAAGTCATTTTTGTGAGAGCACGTGTTGGTTCTTATATGGTTCATCTCAAGTCAGGGCGAGTCAAGCCGGTGTGTGCTTCTTCTGACATAAAAATATTTCCCTACGTGAGCTTCTACATCCCAG CAATGGAAGCAGCTTGTTTTGGCAAGGGGCAGTGA